The following are encoded together in the Panicum virgatum strain AP13 chromosome 6K, P.virgatum_v5, whole genome shotgun sequence genome:
- the LOC120713555 gene encoding protein FAR1-RELATED SEQUENCE 5-like, with protein MGGKAPVTMLTDQCAAMAKAMKTSMQGTKHRWCRWHVLKNAKDRLGKVYSKHKRFKHDFNKLITDETNIPAFEKKWCELVKKYKLVKNKFLKRLFKHREKWAKPYFMGIFCAGMTSTQRSESANHMLKRYIQRAAPMHLFVAKFNEFQSDSNDQEGKEGFVTNQVNRKMRTGLPIEDHAHWIILNSCLLDILFSNSCLSDIPFTTVAHLYLNTIVNSMLASHILRIQKNDAC; from the exons ATGGGTGGTAAGGCCCCTGTTACCATGTTGACAG ATCAATGTGCTGCAATGGCTAAGGCAATGAAAACATCAATGCAAGGAACAAAACATAGATGGTGCAGATGGCATGTCCTCAAAAATGCTAAGGACAGATTAGGGAAGGTATACTCAAAGCATAAGAGGTTCAAGCATGATTTCAACAAACTCATTACCGATGAAACAAATATACCTGCCTTTGAGAAAAAATGGTGTGAATTGGTTAAGAAATACAAACTTGTGAAAAACAAGTTTTTAAAAAGGTTGTTCAAGCACCGTGAAAAATGGGCAAAGCCATACTTCATGGGTATCTTTTGTGCTGGTATGACAAGCACACAACGAAGTGAAAGCGCCAACCATATGCTGAAAAGATACATCCAGCGTGCTGCTCCAATGCACCTGTTCGTCGCCAAATTCAATGAATTCCAAAGTGATAGTAATGACCAGGAGGGAAAGGAAGGGTTCGTCACAAACCAG GTGAATCGAAAGATGAGAACTGGTCTCCCAATAGAGGATCATGCACATTGGATCATATTGAATTCATGCTTGTTGGATATCCTATTTTCGAATTCATGCTTGTCTGATATCCCATTTACAACTGTTGCTCATCTGT ATCTAAACACCATCGTCAATTCCATGTTGGCTTCTCATATACTTCGCATACAAAAGAACGACGCATGCTGA
- the LOC120639266 gene encoding uncharacterized protein LOC120639266 produces MDPRRLVMDIYPVTKSPQAIDEIARGTKPSEFPDGAVALVGAGTTKKSMDASTTAQEESGSLQSAGVGAHVPEPANLTGSSSHRRRGPGARNGPDYRDAHQRKVLSLELYGAQQPPHRGLRSSSPMRVQHSTAVKKRGISTTCIHGKRDSEFDLVEGARMLANIKQNWILSAHARVPARTATLPSEQIVPPRLDKQCQRHPQSQAYGGIQREQAMEVPWLHRSIDKGSHQEAKGEQH; encoded by the exons ATGGATCCTCGTCGCCTCGTCATGGACATTTATCCGGTCACGAAATCCCCCCAGGCCATCGACGAGATTGCGAGGGGCACCAAGCCGAGCGAGTTTCCTGATGGGGCGGTTGCACTAGTTGGGGCTGGAACTACCAAGAAGTCAATGGATGCATCGACGACAGCTCAAGAAGAAAGTGGGAGCTTGCAGAGCGCAGGCGTCGGAGCTCATGTGCCAGAGCCGGCAAACCTCACTGGATCTTCGTCGCATCGTCGTCGCGG ACCAGGGGCTAGGAATGGACCTGACTACAGGGATGCCCATCAGAGGAAAGTGCTATCACTAGAGCTCTACGGCGCGCAGCAACCGCCCCACCGGGGGCTCCGATCTTCTTCCCCCATGAGGGTACAACATTCAACAGCCGTGAAGAAGCGAGGGATTTCTACAACTTGTATTCATGGGAAAAGGGATTCGGAGTTCGATTTGGTCGAGGGCGCAAGAATGCTAGCAAATATCAAACAAAACTGGATATTGTCTGCTCATGCGAG GGTACCAGCAAGAACAGCAACTCTTCCATCCGAACAGATTGTGCCGCCAAGATTAGATAAGCAGTGTCAACGACACCCACAATCACAGGCTTACGGAGGCATACAGCGAGAACAAGCAATGGAAGTCCCATGGTTACATAGATCCATCGACAAAGGATCTCATCAAGAAGCTAAGGGAGAACAACATTAG